A genomic window from Punica granatum isolate Tunisia-2019 chromosome 2, ASM765513v2, whole genome shotgun sequence includes:
- the LOC116194460 gene encoding putative cyclin-D6-1 isoform X1, with translation MEFDLENPLTNLDRGDSLCPDAASLFRVESDHMLSETYLKSLKLGDSDFVVRRETIFSISELCCNYDPFLSYLAVNYLDRFLSSQGLKKPQPWVFRLLAVSCLSLAAKMQKTDFSLPDFQAEGGLIFDVQTVQRMEMLILGALKWRMRSITPFSFLSFFIPLFKPEDPASRQALKARASEIIFKAQNVKNPRLRFLPLLAADATLLEFKPSDIAASALLSAAHDLFPFQLPCFRRSIFSCSFVNKDGISGCYNAIQEAAAVEGHESIVDVLSSSDTPINVLDLQLSASESGATTGGSGGGSGTTSPARGGTVRSERLLKRRRMGESMSNQTVQITQF, from the exons ATGGAGTTCGACCTTGAGAACCCGCTCACAAACTTGGATCGCGGGGACAGCCTCTGCCCCGACGCGGCGTCTCTTTTCCGGGTTGAATCCGATCACATGCTGTCGGAGACGTACCTGAAGAGTCTCAAACTCGGAGACTCCGATTTCGTCGTCCGACGGGAGACCATTTTCTCAATCTCAGAG CTTTGTTGTAATTATGATCCGTTCTTGTCGTACCTCGCCGTTAATTACCTCGATCGGTTCTTGTCGAGCCAAGGATTGAAG AAACCCCAACCGTGGGTGTTTCGACTTCTGGCAGTCTCCTGCCTGTCTCTTGCCGCAAAGATGCAGAAAACAGACTTCTCCCTCCCCGATTTTCAG GCGGAGGGTGGGTTGATATTCGATGTGCAGACGGTTCAGAGGATGGAGATGTTGATATTGGGAGCTCTGAAATGGAGGATGCGATCAATCACACCCTTCTCCTTTCTCTCCTTCTTCATCCCCCTGTTCAAGCCCGAGGACCCGGCATCGAGGCAGGCCCTCAAAGCTCGAGCCTCCGAGATCATCTTCAAAGCTCAAAATG TTAAGAACCCGAGATTGAGATTCCTACCACTCCTGGCTGCAGATGCAACGCTGCTCGAGTTCAAGCCGTCGGATATTGCAGCATCGGCTCTACTCTCCGCCGCTCACGATCTCTTCCCATTTCAGTTACCGTGTTTCCGGAGGTCGATCTTCAGCTGCTCATTTGTAAATAAG GATGGTATCTCGGGGTGCTATAATGCGATCCAAGAGGCTGCGGCAGTGGAGGGACACGAATCGATAGTTGACGTGCTGTCGAGCTCGGACACACCCATCAATGTGCTTGACCTGCAGCTCTCCGCCTCGGAGAGCGGGGCAACCACCGGGGGCAGTGGTGGTGGTAGCGGTACTACGTCCCCAGCCAGAGGAGGCACCGTCAGATCGGAGAGGCTCCTGAAGAGGAGGCGGATGGGGGAGTCGATGAGCAATCAGACGGTCCAGATCACTCAGTTCTGA
- the LOC116194460 gene encoding putative cyclin-D6-1 isoform X2 — protein MEFDLENPLTNLDRGDSLCPDAASLFRVESDHMLSETYLKSLKLGDSDFVVRRETIFSISELCCNYDPFLSYLAVNYLDRFLSSQGLKKPQPWVFRLLAVSCLSLAAKMQKTDFSLPDFQAEGGLIFDVQTVQRMEMLILGALKWRMRSITPFSFLSFFIPLFKPEDPASRQALKARASEIIFKAQNDATLLEFKPSDIAASALLSAAHDLFPFQLPCFRRSIFSCSFVNKDGISGCYNAIQEAAAVEGHESIVDVLSSSDTPINVLDLQLSASESGATTGGSGGGSGTTSPARGGTVRSERLLKRRRMGESMSNQTVQITQF, from the exons ATGGAGTTCGACCTTGAGAACCCGCTCACAAACTTGGATCGCGGGGACAGCCTCTGCCCCGACGCGGCGTCTCTTTTCCGGGTTGAATCCGATCACATGCTGTCGGAGACGTACCTGAAGAGTCTCAAACTCGGAGACTCCGATTTCGTCGTCCGACGGGAGACCATTTTCTCAATCTCAGAG CTTTGTTGTAATTATGATCCGTTCTTGTCGTACCTCGCCGTTAATTACCTCGATCGGTTCTTGTCGAGCCAAGGATTGAAG AAACCCCAACCGTGGGTGTTTCGACTTCTGGCAGTCTCCTGCCTGTCTCTTGCCGCAAAGATGCAGAAAACAGACTTCTCCCTCCCCGATTTTCAG GCGGAGGGTGGGTTGATATTCGATGTGCAGACGGTTCAGAGGATGGAGATGTTGATATTGGGAGCTCTGAAATGGAGGATGCGATCAATCACACCCTTCTCCTTTCTCTCCTTCTTCATCCCCCTGTTCAAGCCCGAGGACCCGGCATCGAGGCAGGCCCTCAAAGCTCGAGCCTCCGAGATCATCTTCAAAGCTCAAAATG ATGCAACGCTGCTCGAGTTCAAGCCGTCGGATATTGCAGCATCGGCTCTACTCTCCGCCGCTCACGATCTCTTCCCATTTCAGTTACCGTGTTTCCGGAGGTCGATCTTCAGCTGCTCATTTGTAAATAAG GATGGTATCTCGGGGTGCTATAATGCGATCCAAGAGGCTGCGGCAGTGGAGGGACACGAATCGATAGTTGACGTGCTGTCGAGCTCGGACACACCCATCAATGTGCTTGACCTGCAGCTCTCCGCCTCGGAGAGCGGGGCAACCACCGGGGGCAGTGGTGGTGGTAGCGGTACTACGTCCCCAGCCAGAGGAGGCACCGTCAGATCGGAGAGGCTCCTGAAGAGGAGGCGGATGGGGGAGTCGATGAGCAATCAGACGGTCCAGATCACTCAGTTCTGA